A single Primulina eburnea isolate SZY01 chromosome 11, ASM2296580v1, whole genome shotgun sequence DNA region contains:
- the LOC140804267 gene encoding protein THYLAKOID FORMATION1, chloroplastic-like: MFSVMAVVTSVSITAIAQSSDRKFHTLPPLNFNAARFCGVVSYESCSFRAWSSSSRIVVHCMSTTTDVPPVSETKLNFLKAYKRPIPSIYNTVLQELIVQQHLMRYKRSYRYNPVFALGFVTVYDQLMDGYPSDEDRDAIFKAYVEALKEDPAQYRADAVKIEEWARAQSSSTLVDFGSREGEVEGYLKDIAERAGSTGSFSYSRFFAVGLFRLLELANATEPTVLEKLCAALNVNKKSVDRDLDVYRNLLSKLVQAKELLKEYVDREKKKLEARAEESQKANEAVKKF; this comes from the exons ATGTTCTCTGTAATGGCGGTCGTTACTTCAGTATCAATCACTGCTATCGCTCAGTCATCCGACCGGAAATTCCATACTCTGCCCCCTTTGAATTTCAACGCTGCTAGGTTTTGCGGTGTGGTGTCGTATGAATCGTGCAGTTTTCGTGCTTGGAGTTCGAGTTCCCGCATTGTGGTTCATTGCATGTCCACTACCACAG ATGTGCCTCCTGTGTCCGAAACAAAGCTCAATTTCTTGAAGGCTTATAAAAGACCAATTCCAAGTATATACAACACTGTACTGCAAGAGCTGATTGTTCAGCAGCATTTGATGAGATACAAGAGGTCATACCGGTACAATCCAGTGTTTGCACTTGGCTTTGTGACTGTGTATGATCAACTCATGGATGGTTACCCAAGTGATGAGGATCGGGATGCCATTTTCAAAGCTTACGTCGAGGCTCTAAAGGAGGATCCTGCCCAATACAG GGCCGATGCTGTGAAAATAGAAGAATGGGCCCGTGCTCAATCTTCTAGCACCTTAGTTGATTTTGGATCAAGAGAAGGAGAAGTTGAAGgctatttgaaagatattgcaGAAAGAGCGGGGAGCACAGGAAGTTTCAGCTACAGCCGCTTCTTTGCTGTTGGTCTTTTCCGCCTGCTTGAGTTAGCAAATGCCACTGAGCCAACCGTATTAGAAAAG CTTTGTGCCGCTCTAAATGTGAATAAGAAAAGCGTGGATCGGGATCTTGATGTCTATCGCAATTTGCTTTCCAAACTGGTTCAAGCAAAAGAACTTTTAAAAGAGTATGTCGACAG GGAGAAAAAGAAACTCGAAGCACGGGCGGAAGAATCTCAGAAAGCTAACGAGGCTGTCAAAAAATTTTGA
- the LOC140804265 gene encoding pentatricopeptide repeat-containing protein At5g39680 produces the protein MLNLKDIRKFLKASSNVKNFKLGKSIHAQLIISNRLSRDHVMEKNSLINLYSKFGETVTARQLFDKMLKKNIVSWGSLMAGYLHHGSEAEVLMLCRNMVKEDKLGPNKFILATVISCCSKRGFLDEGRQCHGYALKSGLMIHSYVKNVLVLLYSTWSAVKEAMQVLDSAPRSDICTYNSLLSGLLDQGYMKEASDVLGMMMGECEIKEWDMITFVNVFGFCTLFKDLYLGRQIHNIVSKIGVDCDLFIGSATIDMYGKCGEIYSMRKVFDNLQNKNVVTWTSLLSAYMQNERFEEALKQLAHMDLEDVVPNEYTFAVLLNSCAGLSAVGCGKLLHARVEKIGMNYYTNVGNAVIYMYSRCGLIEDAQIAFRHILFPDVISWNSMISGCSNHGLGEEALTVFQQMLAAKRRPNYVTFVGVLSACASLGRVDEGFYYMDHMMPEIGIEPGLEHYTCIVGLLCRSGRLDEADNFMRSKPIRWDVVAWRTLLNACYVHRNYGLGKRVAEIVLHMNPNDVGTYILMSNLHAKAKRWDKVVVVRKVTRQRKIKKEPGLSWIEIRNDTHIFVSDDNKHVESVQIRENVNKLLDEIKSLGYLPDTASELHDVEDEQKEDYLSYHSEKLAISYGLMKTPPGTPIRVIKNLRMCDDCHSAAKYISKATKRMIIVRDVQRFHHFRDGSCSCADYW, from the coding sequence ATGTTAAACCTCAAGGACATAAGAAAGTTTTTAAAAGCTTCATCAAATGTTAAAAACTTCAAACTCGGTAAAAGCATTCATGCCCAGTTGATTATATCCAATCGGTTATCAAGAGACCATGTAATGGAGAAGAACTCTTTGATCAATCTTTACTCAAAATTTGGTGAAACAGTGACTGCACGCCAACTATTTGATAAAATGTTGAAAAAGAATATTGTTTCATGGGGTAGTTTAATGGCTGGATATTTGCACCACGGTTCTGAAGCAGAGGTTCTTATGCTGTGTAGAAACATGGTCAAAGAGGATAAACTGGGACCAAATAAGTTTATTCTAGCAACTGTTATTTCGTGTTGTTCTAAACGTGGGTTTCTTGATGAAGGTCGACAATGCCATGGCTATGCTCTGAAATCTGGATTGATGATTCACTCATATGTAAAGAATGTGCTTGTATTGTTGTATTCAACGTGGTCTGCTGTGAAAGAGGCTATGCAGGTTTTGGATTCAGCTCCTCGATCGGATATTTGTACCTATAATTCTCTTTTAAGTGGTCTATTAGATCAAGGGTATATGAAGGAAGCATCAGATGTTCTGGGCATGATGATGGGTGAATGTGAGATTAAAGAGTGGGACATGATAACATTTGTTAATGTCTTCGGATTCTGTACTCTCTTCAAGGATTTATATTTGGGCAGACAGATTCACAACATAGTATCGAAGATTGGTGtggattgtgatttgtttatcgGTAGTGCCACCATAGATATGTATGGAAAATGTGGTGAAATATATTCCATGAGGAAAGTTTTCGACAACTTGCAAAATAAAAATGTGGTTACCTGGACTTCACTATTATCAGCTTATATGCAGAATGAGCGCTTCGAAGAAGCACTGAAACAGCTTGCTCATATGGATCTTGAAGATGTTGTTCCAAATGAATACACGTTTGCCGTGCTTTTGAACTCATGTGCTGGTTTGTCAGCTGTTGGATGCGGTAAATTATTACATGCACGCGTCGAGAAGATAGGGATGAATTATTACACTAATGTGGGAAATGCTGTGATTTACATGTATTCGAGGTGTGGCCTAATTGAAGATGCTCAAATTGCTTTCAGACATATCTTATTTCCGGATGTCATATCTTGGAACTCAATGATTTCTGGTTGCTCCAACCACGGACTTGGTGAGGAGGCCTTGACTGTGTTTCAACAGATGTTAGCAGCAAAACGACGACCAAATTATGTAACTTTTGTTGGGGTGTTATCTGCTTGTGCCTCCTTAGGTAGGGTAGATGAAGGGTTTTACTATATGGATCATATGATGCCAGAGATCGGCATTGAACCTGGATTAGAGCATTACACCTGTATTGTGGGGCTTCTGTGCAGGTCAGGAAGGCTTGATGAGGCTGATAACTTTATGAGATCAAAACCAATAAGATGGGATGTCGTTGCGTGGAGAACTTTGCTTAATGCATGTTATGTTCACCGGAATTATGGTTTGGGAAAAAGAGTTGCAGAAATTGTGCTGCATATGAACCCCAATGATGTAGGAACATATATTTTGATGTCAAATCTGCATGCGAAAGCAAAGAGATGGGATAAAGTGGTGGTAGTACGAAAGGTGACGAGACAAAGGAAGATAAAGAAAGAGCCTGGACTGAGCTGGATAGAAATAAGAAATGACACGCATATATTTGTTTCAGACGATAACAAACATGTGGAATCCGTTCAGATTCGTGAAAATGTAAACAAACTGTTGGATGAGATTAAATCTCTAGGTTATCTTCCAGATACAGCTTCTGAGTTGCACGATGTGGAAGACGAACAAAAAGAGGATTATCTCAGTTACCATAGTGAGAAGTTAGCTATATCATATGGACTGATGAAAACACCTCCAGGAACACCAATCCGTGTGATCAAAAACCTAAGAATGTGTGATGATTGTCATTCTGCTGCTAAATATATCTCAAAGGCCACAAAGAGAATGATAATTGTCAGAGATGTCCAAcgttttcatcattttagggaTGGAAGTTGTTCATGTGCTGACTACTGGTGA